A part of Setaria viridis chromosome 8, Setaria_viridis_v4.0, whole genome shotgun sequence genomic DNA contains:
- the LOC117833573 gene encoding peptidyl-prolyl cis-trans isomerase CYP23 — translation MAAMLRHAAAAAAALLAVAVVCADGASTFYSSDPNLGSARVVFQTSFGDIEFGFFPHVAPKTVDHIFKLVRLGCYNTNHIFRVDKGFVAQVAAVVGGRTAPMNEEQKREAEKTIVGEFSSVKHVRGILSMGRHSDPDSGGSSFSFLLGDAPHLDGQYAVFGRVTKGDDTLRKLERLPTRREGIFVMPIERIDILSTYYYDIDMESCEAEKSILRRRLSESASEVERWRRKCFA, via the exons ATGGCGGCGAtgctccgccacgccgccgccgccgcagcggcgctCCTAGCCGTCGCGGTCGTCTGCGCCGACGGTGCCTCCACGTTCTACTCCTCGGACCCCAACCTCGGATCCGCCCGCGTCGTCTTCCAG ACAAGTTTTGGTGATATTGAGTTCGGTTTCTTTCCTCATGTTGCGCCTAAGACTGTTGACCACATATTCAAACTCGTGCGGCTTGGATGCTACAACACAAATCATATCTTCAGG GTCGACAAGGGTTTTGTGGCACAAGTTGCTGCTGTTGTAGGAGGTAGAACTGCCCCAATGAATGAGGAGCAGAAAAGAGAAGCAGAGAAAACAATTGTCGGTGAATTTAGTAGTGTCAAGCATGTCAGGGGAATCCTATCCATGGGAAG GCACTCTGATCCAGACAGCGGCGGTTcatccttctcctttcttcttggcgATGCTCCACACCTTGATGGCCAG TATGCTGTATTTGGGAGGGTCACTAAAGGTGACGATACATTGAGAAAGCTAGAGAGGCTTCCAACCCGCAGAGAAGGCATTTTTGTGATG CCGATCGAGCGAATCGACATCCTGTCAACATACTATTATG ATATTGATATGGAGAGCTGCGAAGCAGAAAAATCTATTCTTAGGAGGAGACTTTCTGAATCAGCATCAGAAGTTGAGCGATGG agAAGAAAATGCTTCGCTTGA
- the LOC117833738 gene encoding F-box/kelch-repeat protein At1g26930, with the protein MLGDQRMILALDSATSSSSAPGLTLSEDLTSGSSNCVTESLQVPCAQKGGQVEGLVNCYRKKNKVGSGSGNPAIEGWGSNMEDGDQNGEVNTSELISGIGRELAISCLLRLPRSYYYDVACVNRSFYSLVRSGELYRLRREARIVEQMIYCSCNVLEWDGFDPCRQRWFSIPSMPPIECFTLADKESLAVGTNILVFGRRVEAHVVLRYSLLTNSWTTGEMMNTPRCLFGSASFGEKAIVAGGIGENGTLSSAELYDSEMRTWTTLPSMNRARQMCSGFFMDGKFYVIGGKSEKHNEILSCAEEFDLENGTWRLIPDMARGLNGGCGAPPLVAVVNNELYAADYASREVRKYDKENNSWITLGSLPGRYTSVHGWGLAFRSCGDMLIVIGGMSLGGSGVIEICSWVPNNGLPDWKIIGTRHSGSFVYNCAVMNC; encoded by the coding sequence ATGTTGGGGGACCAGCGCATGATATTGGCCTTAGACTCAGCAACCTCATCAAGCTCGGCCCCTGGTTTGACCCTCTCTGAAGATCTCACTTCTGGAAGCAGTAACTGTGTGACTGAGAGCCTGCAGGTGCCGTGTGCACAGAAGGGAGGACAGGTGGAGGGTCTGGTGAATTGTTATAGGAAAAAGAATAAGGTCGGCAGTGGTTCGGGGAATCCTGCAATCGAAGGTTGGGGCTCCAATATGGAGGATGGTGATCAGAACGGCGAAGTCAACACAAGTGAACTCATCAGCGGGATCGGCCGGGAGTTGGCAATCTCCTGCCTGCTCCGTCTTCCCCGATCTTACTATTACGATGTGGCATGTGTTAACCGGTCTTTCTACTCCCTTGTAAGGTCTGGGGAACTTTATAGGTTGAGACGGGAGGCCCGGATTGTCGAGCAGATGATCTATTGCTCATGCAATGTGCTCGAGTGGGATGGTTTTGATCCGTGCCGCCAAAGGTGGTTCAGCATCCCTTCCATGCCTCCCATAGAATGCTTCACACTAGCTGATAAAGAATCCCTGGCCGTGGGCACCAATATCCTTGTCTTCGGAAGGAGGGTGGAGGCCCATGTTGTGCTGAGGTATAGCCTTCTAACTAACTCCTGGACAACAGGAGAGATGATGAACACACCGAGGTGCTTGTTTGGCTCAGCAAGCTTCGGCGAGAAGGCTATTGTAGCTGGTGGTATTGGTGAGAATGGTACATTGAGCTCTGCTGAGCTTTATGATTCCGAGATGCGGACATGGACCACTCTTCCAAGCATGAACAGggcgcggcagatgtgctcTGGTTTCTTCATGGATGGCAAGTTCTATGTCATTGGCGGGAAGTCTGAGAAGCACAACGAGATCCTTAGTTGTGCTGAGGAGTTTGATTTGGAGAATGGCACCTGGCGATTGATCCCTGATATGGCGCGGGGCCTTAATGGTGGGTGTGGTGCTCCACCTCTTGTTGCTGTTGTGAATAATGAACTTTATGCTGCTGATTATGCTTCAAGGGAAGTTAGGAAGTATGACAAGGAAAATAATTCTTGGATCACTCTTGGGTCATTACCTGGGAGGTATACATCAGTACATGGCTGGGGCTTGGCTTTTCGCAGTTGTGGAGATATGCTCATTGTCATTGGTGGAATGAGTCTTGGTGGTAGCGGGGTGATTGAAATTTGTTCCTGGGTACCCAATAATGGATTGCCTGATTGGAAGATCATTGGCACCCGCCATTCCGGAAGCTTTGTATACAACTGTGCTGTGATGAATTGTTGA
- the LOC117833739 gene encoding uncharacterized protein, protein MGSGSLLKVLAKNFDVLAGPLVALAYPLYASVKAIETKSPVDDQQWLTYWVLYSLITLFELTFASIIQWLPFWSSMKLIFICWLVLPYFNGAAYVYQNYVRPAFIKNQMVNIWYVPQKKGLFGKSDDFLTALDKFVEENGTEALKKLANKAGKSFKQSGKSSKESKPAKELKESKPAKELKESKASKDSKEPKPSKDAKQSKSSKDSKELKPSKDSKSPKDSKEQKKAAPKDPKKASLKDSKELKKALKDSKEQESLKDPKEYTPKKRVTFAEVEPEKELKASNSDWHPSSDFHSMYPEQNSWTSSFMIFEDENSYWNRDPLD, encoded by the exons atgggCTCCGGATCTTTGCTCAAGGTCCTCGCCAAGAACTTCGACGTCCTCGCAGG GCCCTTGGTTGCACTGGCTTATCCTTT GTATGCTTCAGTTAAGGCAATAGAAACCAAATCTCCCGTGGATGATCAACAATGGCTCACATATTGGGTGTTGTACTCATTAATAACACTGTTTGAACTCACATTTGCATCAATTATTCAGTG GCTTCCTTTCTGGTCTTCAATGAAATTGATCTTTATTTGCTGGCTTGTCTTGCCATACTTCAATGGTGCAGCCTATGTGTACCAAAATTATGTGAGGCCTGCCTTCATAAAGAACCAGATGGTCAACATTTGGTATGTCCCTCAGAAAAAGGGCCTTTTTGGGAAATCTGATGACTTCCTCACAGCACTTGATAAGTTCGTTGAAGAAAATGGGACTGAAGCTTTGAAGAAACTGGCAAACAAG GCTGGCAAGTCATTTAAACAATCTGGTAAATCTTCAAAAGAATCAAAACCAGCAAAGGAGTTGAAAGAATCAAAACCAGCAAAGGAGTTGAAAGAATCAAAAGCATCAAAGGATTCGAAAGAACCCAAGCCATCAAAAGATGCAAAGCAATCCAAGTCATCAAAGGATTCGAAGGAGCTGAAGCCATCAAAGGATTCAAAGTCACCCAAAGATTCCAAAGAACAGAAGAAGGCAGCACCGAAAGATCCAAAGAAAGCATCACTGAAGGATTCTAAAGAACTGAAGAAAGCACTAAAGGATTCGAAAGAACAGGAATCTCTGAAAGATCCAAAGGAATATACACCGAAGAAGCGGGTGACATTTGCTGAGGTGGAGCCTGAGAAGGAGCTCAAGGCCTCCAACAGTGACTGGCACCCATCCTCTGACTTCCACAGCATGTACCCTGAGCAAAACTCCTGGACTAGCAGCTTCATGATCTTCGAGGACGAAAACAGTTACTGGAACCGGGATCCTCTCGACTG A